Proteins found in one Verrucomicrobiia bacterium genomic segment:
- a CDS encoding pilin, which translates to MSFLHYLLPIAQAADISIKPKGTPDPSGGANAISLIEKMTTNIVDFLFLIGGILAIIYLLWSGITYITAGGSAEKAKLARSGIINAVIGIIVMMGTFFIIRLATTFGNFASTADTPATPAKKP; encoded by the coding sequence ATGAGTTTCCTCCACTACTTGCTTCCAATAGCCCAGGCTGCGGATATTTCCATTAAGCCTAAAGGAACCCCTGATCCTTCTGGTGGTGCCAATGCCATTTCGCTTATTGAAAAAATGACCACAAACATTGTGGACTTCCTTTTCCTGATTGGAGGGATACTCGCAATCATCTACCTCCTCTGGAGCGGCATCACCTATATCACCGCTGGAGGCAGTGCAGAAAAAGCAAAGCTAGCCCGGTCCGGCATTATTAACGCCGTTATCGGGATCATCGTTATGATGGGCACCTTCTTTATCATCCGGCTCGCCACCACATTCGGGAACTTTGCCTCAACCGCAGATACCCCGGCCACGCCTGCAAAGAAACCCTAG
- a CDS encoding cob(I)yrinic acid a,c-diamide adenosyltransferase, protein MKIYTKTGDGGDTGLYGGERRPKDDPRIVAYGDVDELQAVLGLARAYANKRPDISDVLYAIQQDCFVICAELARTETKKARKDPVLGLERVVWLEESIDAFDATLPVLTAFIVQGGALLGAHLHVARTVGRRAERSVIGLAHTENVSQVVRTYLNRLSDLLFVLARTANHQDGSPEEELHAS, encoded by the coding sequence ATGAAGATCTACACAAAAACAGGCGATGGGGGTGACACGGGCCTTTACGGTGGTGAGCGCCGGCCAAAAGATGACCCGCGCATTGTTGCTTACGGTGATGTAGACGAGCTTCAAGCGGTTTTGGGCCTTGCCCGGGCGTATGCCAATAAGAGACCGGACATTAGTGACGTGCTCTACGCCATCCAGCAGGACTGCTTTGTCATCTGTGCGGAACTTGCCCGTACGGAAACAAAAAAGGCCCGCAAGGACCCTGTACTGGGCTTGGAGCGGGTCGTTTGGCTGGAAGAGTCCATAGATGCCTTCGATGCCACCCTTCCGGTCCTTACGGCTTTTATCGTGCAAGGTGGCGCACTACTTGGCGCCCACTTGCATGTTGCCCGTACGGTGGGGAGAAGGGCAGAGCGTTCCGTAATAGGGTTAGCGCATACAGAAAACGTATCACAAGTAGTGCGCACCTACCTTAACCGGCTGTCCGACCTCTTGTTTGTATTAGCTCGCACGGCTAACCACCAAGATGGTTCCCCAGAAGAGGAGTTGCACGCAAGCTAG
- a CDS encoding class I SAM-dependent methyltransferase, translating into MKPIIVQPSEAYELIDSGNGLRLERFGQHTIVRPDPSVLWQPTTPSHPAWINPDATFVDTEKERWRLRKPQLANGWEVSFEGGAKVLVRPTPFRHVGVFPEQEANWAWLRSKLKRADKPKVLNLFGYTGVASIIAAQAGALVTHVDSSKSTVFWASDNAKRSALGEKGIRWMVDDVQKFVKRELRRGATYDLIIMDPPVFGRGAKGEVWRLEEHLGPLLTDIASLLSPNPIGFCLNFYATSLYPEAVARLTQEALGDRTGDLGLYSLCLGESESGKALPTGYCVRSE; encoded by the coding sequence GTGAAACCTATCATCGTTCAGCCTTCAGAGGCATACGAACTCATCGACAGCGGTAACGGCCTTCGTTTGGAGCGCTTTGGCCAGCACACCATTGTACGGCCAGACCCTTCAGTCCTGTGGCAACCTACCACGCCTAGTCATCCAGCATGGATCAATCCCGATGCTACTTTTGTCGATACAGAAAAAGAGCGCTGGCGCCTGCGTAAGCCACAACTGGCCAATGGGTGGGAAGTCTCTTTTGAAGGCGGGGCAAAAGTCCTGGTCAGGCCAACTCCTTTCCGGCACGTTGGCGTGTTCCCGGAGCAAGAAGCCAACTGGGCTTGGCTTAGGTCCAAGCTGAAGAGGGCAGACAAGCCGAAGGTCCTTAACCTTTTCGGCTATACCGGCGTGGCAAGCATTATAGCGGCCCAAGCGGGTGCCCTTGTTACCCATGTAGACTCGTCCAAGAGCACGGTTTTTTGGGCAAGTGACAACGCAAAGCGTTCAGCGCTAGGTGAGAAGGGAATTCGTTGGATGGTAGATGACGTACAGAAGTTTGTTAAGCGTGAGCTAAGGCGCGGCGCAACGTACGATCTCATTATCATGGACCCTCCTGTCTTTGGCCGTGGCGCAAAAGGCGAAGTCTGGCGCCTTGAGGAACACCTGGGTCCCTTGTTAACGGATATAGCAAGCCTTCTTTCACCAAACCCTATTGGGTTTTGCCTTAACTTTTACGCAACCTCACTTTACCCAGAGGCAGTTGCCCGTCTTACCCAAGAAGCACTTGGCGACAGGACTGGTGACCTAGGTCTGTACAGCTTGTGCCTAGGGGAAAGCGAGAGTGGAAAAGCTCTTCCTACAGGCTACTGCGTCCGGTCGGAATAA
- a CDS encoding signal peptidase I: MVNRLVTLLFLVGVVITLLTAFPVLSHKTYVVVSGSMGKNVPKGSLIITRTQNAYRVGDIVTFPLPGSRHETVTHRVVSVRQSSRGEYLETKGDANPNGDGWKIPTEAVLGRVSLVIPYIGHVAFALQSLPGYLFFALVTLLFIVLPLIREAAQSFTHFSEGR; this comes from the coding sequence ATGGTTAACCGTTTAGTCACCCTTCTTTTCCTGGTTGGGGTAGTAATTACCCTTTTGACAGCTTTTCCAGTTCTTTCCCATAAAACCTATGTGGTGGTGTCGGGGAGTATGGGGAAAAATGTGCCAAAGGGCAGCCTTATCATTACACGTACGCAAAACGCGTACCGGGTTGGGGACATTGTTACCTTCCCCTTGCCGGGGAGTAGGCACGAAACGGTGACGCACAGGGTAGTCTCTGTCCGCCAGAGCAGTCGGGGTGAGTATTTGGAGACAAAGGGAGATGCAAACCCCAATGGCGACGGGTGGAAAATCCCTACAGAGGCGGTACTGGGCAGGGTAAGCCTTGTAATCCCGTATATCGGGCACGTGGCCTTTGCCCTCCAGTCCCTTCCCGGGTACCTTTTCTTTGCACTCGTGACCTTACTCTTCATTGTTCTTCCACTCATACGCGAGGCGGCACAGAGTTTCACTCATTTTTCTGAGGGTCGGTAA